One Streptomyces drozdowiczii DNA segment encodes these proteins:
- a CDS encoding DUF4126 domain-containing protein, with amino-acid sequence MSVLPLVFTSGWASGINAYAVVLLLGIFGATGVSDEVPASLQRTDVLVVVAVLFLFEAVADKVPYVDTAWDAVHTVVRPVAGAVVAALLAGESGSLPEIAAGAIGGSTALVSHLVKAGTRMAVNTSPEPFSNIALSAVEDLGVAGVVTFAIFHPWIAATLAGTFLVAGLAIVIFLASRIRRFWRRRAERRAERRRGQAVLPSANPPWG; translated from the coding sequence GTGTCGGTACTCCCTCTGGTGTTCACAAGCGGCTGGGCGAGCGGGATCAACGCGTACGCGGTGGTCCTCCTGCTCGGCATATTCGGCGCGACCGGTGTCAGCGACGAGGTGCCCGCCTCGTTGCAGCGCACCGACGTGCTCGTCGTCGTCGCGGTCCTCTTCCTCTTCGAGGCGGTCGCGGACAAGGTCCCCTATGTCGATACCGCGTGGGACGCGGTGCACACGGTCGTCAGGCCGGTGGCGGGCGCGGTGGTCGCGGCGCTGCTGGCCGGCGAGAGCGGTTCGCTCCCGGAGATCGCGGCCGGTGCCATCGGGGGCTCGACCGCCCTGGTGAGCCATCTGGTGAAGGCCGGGACGCGGATGGCGGTCAACACCTCACCCGAGCCGTTCAGCAACATCGCGCTGAGCGCCGTCGAGGACCTGGGGGTCGCGGGGGTCGTCACCTTCGCGATCTTCCATCCGTGGATCGCCGCCACCCTCGCCGGGACGTTCCTCGTCGCGGGCCTCGCGATCGTGATCTTCCTGGCCTCCCGCATCCGCCGGTTCTGGCGCCGCCGGGCGGAGCGCCGTGCGGAGAGGCGCCGGGGGCAGGCCGTCCTCCCCTCGGCCAACCCTCCCTGGGGCTGA